TTTTCAATATCCATATAAATCCTCCTTGACTATAATTATAGTCACACAATAATAAAATTAAAAACTTAATTATTTGTTATTATTGATAATTATATCTTATTAACATTGAATATGTTGATAAATTTAACATTTTTTAAGGATTATTAAGTAAAAAAATTAGGGCGTTGCCCTAATTATATTTCAATATTAAAATTATAGTGTTTTTTAATATCTTTTAGAATTTCCCATTTACAAGACAAACCTTTTTTGAATTTTACTAGATCTCCTTTTTTAATTAGATATTCGCTATTTTTTGTATGAACAATTACTTCACCCTCTAAAATATAGCAAACCTCAGTTTCATCATAATACCAATCAAAAGTAGAAGATTCCTTTTCCCAAATAGGCCATTTTTTAATATTTAAATTATTTAATAAATCTTCGGTAGGATTATGAATTACTTTAACTTCTGGATCATTATCTAAAAAAGCGTTTATGGGGTCTCTAAAATTATTTTCTGCATTTAATATAGTCTCGCCCATTAATTCAAAATATTTTTCTACTTGTTCTTTTTCAAAATTATCATATAAAAAGATTTCTAAATCTTCAAAATCTGCCTCTGGATTTCTTTCAAAAAAATTATCTACAGCTTTAATTATATCTTCCATGTTTTTACCTCACTTTAGATTTGCATATTCATAATTTCTTTATAAGCTGATACAATCTTATTTGTTACTTCTGTAGTTAATTTTAAAGATAGCGACGCTTTTTCAGCAGAAATAATAACATTATGAATGTTATCAATTTTTCCAGCTGCGTAATCAGCGCTCATTTGTTCGGAAATCTTTTGTGTTTTATTAACATCATCCAAAGCATTTCTTAGAATGTCTGCGAAATTAAGGTTTTTAGATGATGTTTGGTTATTTTTTTGCGTCCTTGCTATATCATTAATTCCATTTATTCCTGATACTCCTGGTATTTTCTCTATCATGCATTACACCTCCTAAGCTCCACGGCCAATAGATAAGGCAGAATTAAACATTGTTTTTGCTGAATTTATAACAGCTACATTAGCTTCATATGCTCTTTGAGCACTAATTAAATCGACCATTTCTCTCAATACATTAACATTTGGATATTTTACATATCCTTCTTCATTTGCATCAGGGTGACTTGGATCATACACTAATTTAAAAGGACTGTTATCTTCTTCTATACTTGAGACTCTAACCCCTGATAATTGTTCATTTTTTGAAGAAACTGTATTATTTAAAACTTCTTTAAATGTAACAACTTTTCTTTTATATGGTTCTCCATTTTCTGTTCTTGTGGTATTTGCATTAGCTAAATTATTAGATATAACCTCAGATCTAAATCTTTCTGCGGTCATTCCGCTTGCTGCAATATCCATTATTCTAAAAGAATTAATATTCATTATTTAATTCCTCCTATAACAGTTTTATAATCTGATAATCTATAATTAATGAGTCTTGTTAAAGCGTTATATTGAAGAGTATTTTCCATCATTTTAACCATTTCAATATCTATATCAACGTTATTTCCATCTTCCCTAGTTGATCTTGAATCATCAATAATTATATCATAATTTACTTCATTTATAGAAGGTATATTATTTAAATGCTTTTCGTTAATTGTTTTAAGTTTAATTTCATTAGATTCTCCTAATGCTTTTTGTAATTCCTTTTCAAAAGAAACATCTTTCCTTTTATAACCTGGTGTGTTATAATTAGCTATATTATGAGAATATATTTTTTGTCTAGCTTCAATAGCATTTAATGCTTTTGGTATAATATTCATAGAAAGATCTTTCAAAAACAATTTAATCGCCTCCTGAGTAATAATTCTATATATAACTCAAAAAAACCTAAGGAGTTGGGAAAAATGAAAAAAATTTTTATTATAGGATATTATGGATATAATAATATAGGTGATGAAATCCTTTTTGAATCTATATTAGATATATTTGAAGAATTAAATTTTGTGGGTGATATTTATATAATTTCAGATAAAGTTAATCAAAAAGAAAAATATAGTTTTAATATAATTAACATAGAGAAATTTGATTTTCCTAAAATAGTAAATAAAATAAAAGAAAGCGATATTGTAATCTATGGTGGAGGTAATCTTTTTCAAACGGAAACATCATTAAGAAGTTTTCTATATTATGAATTATTATTTAATATAGCCAAGAAATATGAAAAAAATATATTATTTATTTCCCAAGGATTTGGGCATTTTAAGCATAATTATGCCATAAGAAAAATGAAAAAGATTTTAAAATATAACAAATTATATGGAATTTTAAGAGATAAAACTAGTTACTTATTTGCTAAAAGATTTACGAATAATTTTCAATTAGGTACAGATATAGGTGTTTTAAAGTATAGGAATAAAAAATTTGAAAAAAATACAAATCAAGGACAAATAGTTTTTGTGATTAAATCAAGGAAAAACTGGGATAATTTAGTTTACATATTAAAGCAAGCCGGAGTTTCTAAAATAGTTCCTGTTGTTTTAAATAAAGCGCAAGATTCAATATATGCATATGAATTTTATGAAAATTATAAAAATCAAATAGATATATCTTTTCCTATATATGACGAAGAAAATATAATTGATGAATATTTAAAATCGGAATATGTAATATCGGATAGATTACATGGAGGTATATTAGCTATGTATTTAAAAATTCCTGTGATAATGTACAGAAATCAAAAGAACTATCGCGTGTTTAATGCTATAGACGATAAATATAACTTATTTTATAGAGATGAAGAAGATCTTATATATAAAATAGCCAATTTATCAAGTTATTCTTTTGAAGTTATATTTGAAAATTATAAAAATAAGCTTAATGATACATATATTAAAACATTAAATTTAATTAAAACCTTCTTATAATATTTAAAACTCTGCCATCTGTGGACAATACTAAAATAATATTATCTGTTGGAACTTCTATATCTATAGGATAATCTTCTATTTTTAATGTTTCATATATATTAAAATCTTTATCTATAACGAAAAATTCTCCTGTAATATGAGATATTGCAAATAAAAAATCATTTGAAGAGTTATATGCAAAGTCGGTTATAGGAATATCTTTTAATATTATTTTTGTAGATTTATTTTCTAAAGAATAAACATATATACCTCCAAACAAAGAATTACCAATAATGTTATTATTGAAAATTCCAATATTTGTTAAATATTTTCCAAATTGTGCAACTTTCTTTTGATAGTTATCCCAGAACTCATAAATACCTCCATTAAAATATTCGCCTAAATAATATTTTCCATTATTTTCTTCTATATCAATGGGATAAGATATCCTTTTTAAATTCATAATAAAATCATTTGTGCTTAATCTATATAACAACTTATAAGTTGAAAAAATATTATCTTTTTCATTCTCATACATTGGAATAAAAATATCGTTTTTCATTACAGAAATAAAAGGTGCTTTTACAGGAAATTCGGTAAATGAATCTATTTTAAATAAATCTTTGTTTATAATATATAAACCATATGGGTTTGTTGTAGTAATATAAAATTTATTTTTAAGAACTTTCATATTTATGG
The nucleotide sequence above comes from Marinitoga sp. 38H-ov. Encoded proteins:
- a CDS encoding cupin domain-containing protein; translated protein: MNAFLDNDPEVKVIHNPTEDLLNNLNIKKWPIWEKESSTFDWYYDETEVCYILEGEVIVHTKNSEYLIKKGDLVKFKKGLSCKWEILKDIKKHYNFNIEI
- the fliE gene encoding flagellar hook-basal body complex protein FliE; protein product: MIEKIPGVSGINGINDIARTQKNNQTSSKNLNFADILRNALDDVNKTQKISEQMSADYAAGKIDNIHNVIISAEKASLSLKLTTEVTNKIVSAYKEIMNMQI
- the flgC gene encoding flagellar basal body rod protein FlgC, producing the protein MNINSFRIMDIAASGMTAERFRSEVISNNLANANTTRTENGEPYKRKVVTFKEVLNNTVSSKNEQLSGVRVSSIEEDNSPFKLVYDPSHPDANEEGYVKYPNVNVLREMVDLISAQRAYEANVAVINSAKTMFNSALSIGRGA
- the flgB gene encoding flagellar basal body rod protein FlgB, which translates into the protein MFLKDLSMNIIPKALNAIEARQKIYSHNIANYNTPGYKRKDVSFEKELQKALGESNEIKLKTINEKHLNNIPSINEVNYDIIIDDSRSTREDGNNVDIDIEMVKMMENTLQYNALTRLINYRLSDYKTVIGGIK
- a CDS encoding polysaccharide pyruvyl transferase family protein, coding for MKKIFIIGYYGYNNIGDEILFESILDIFEELNFVGDIYIISDKVNQKEKYSFNIINIEKFDFPKIVNKIKESDIVIYGGGNLFQTETSLRSFLYYELLFNIAKKYEKNILFISQGFGHFKHNYAIRKMKKILKYNKLYGILRDKTSYLFAKRFTNNFQLGTDIGVLKYRNKKFEKNTNQGQIVFVIKSRKNWDNLVYILKQAGVSKIVPVVLNKAQDSIYAYEFYENYKNQIDISFPIYDEENIIDEYLKSEYVISDRLHGGILAMYLKIPVIMYRNQKNYRVFNAIDDKYNLFYRDEEDLIYKIANLSSYSFEVIFENYKNKLNDTYIKTLNLIKTFL